One part of the Raphanus sativus cultivar WK10039 chromosome 7, ASM80110v3, whole genome shotgun sequence genome encodes these proteins:
- the LOC108815221 gene encoding putative two-component response regulator ARR21, translating into MAFSQAFYNQNSILRINVMVVDDDPVFLRIMSQRLENFKHRDSSTMEITVIAVKDSREALSTLKIERNNIDLIVTDYYMPDMNGLQLKNQITREFGNLPVIVMSSDTGKEHESLTCGAMGFIQKPIKATELAKIYQLAVTCKRNGKSTLWTENNHNDTYVSIPQRIQLVPEQDNLVMTTKKKLPRSDSRSMNSTNGSCVSTNASRKNKKIKANVGSGDDVEALSQPSKKSKITWTDDLHDLFLQAIRHIGLDKAVPKKILEFMNISYLTRENVASHLQKYRQFLRKVAERGSLCSNMLPSNGIDSTYPYPRITEPCYNNYTSSSWYGTSLNNRSCYSEPGHGIGQSRLLSNTSDPVRFNQMPHNYMNRSSTYEPHRLGSNLNQPIESNLNYSSQNEGRRSFLEPTANKTSQTSQVLGFEQNGLSAINGSGFNNNMLISCGSLAPNQPGTNSYKCSISTQQGILSAYGSSTSTQPGIRSHISLTPNQPGRSSYGSLTAAKPGMSSHESLSPNQQGMSSYENLTLNQPEMNNRGSLPPDQPQMSSYGNLSSNQLGLSSHGILTPNQPGLKIYGTETHNAGLNNFGSLTTHQPGSSNFSYGLQSFVDNENIAYKPQPHPRSNATAQPNIEIPQQENLSLYDEFGNINELLCDISNFQLDHNKQQEAVSTTQFELPSNFSTEMNQLFSLEKDDDWTFVNTNQGHSIGETSNNVAPEANSQTFNMSTNHDQEQDAQDFVDWSFLNPADLANEYDFMDSLFNGMNGKGFDDPRC; encoded by the exons ATGGCTTTTTCTCaagctttttacaaccaaaaTTCTATCTTGAGAATCAATGTTATGGTTGTGGATGATGATCCTGTTTTCCTTCGAATCATGTCACAAAGGCTCGAAAATTTTAAACACAGAg attcatCGACTATGGAGATCACGGTTATAGCTGTAAAAGATTCGAGAGAAGCATTGTCTACTCTTAAAATCGAAAGAAACAATATCGATCTCATAGTCACTGATTATTACATGCCTGACATGAACGGTCTACAACTCAAGAACCAGATCACTCGAGAATTTGGCAATTTACCGGTCATAG TTATGTCATCGGACACCGGTAAAGAACATGAGAGTTTAACGTGTGGAGCGATGGGTTTCATTCAAAAACCCATAAAAGCAACTGAATTAGCCAAGATTTACCAACTTGCTGTAACTTGTAAGAGGAATGGTAAGTCCACCTTATGGACCGAGAACAACCACAATGACACATATGTTAGCATCCCTCAGCGAATCCAGTTGGTTCCTGAGCAAGACAATCTCGTGATGACCACGAAGAAGAAGTTACCTAGATCGGATTCAAGATCCATGAACAGTACAAATGGAAGTTGTGTTAGTACTAATGCTTcacggaaaaataaaaaaataaaagcaaacgTTGGTTCTGGTGATGATGTTGAGGCTTTGTCGCAGCCCTCCAAGAAGAGTAAGATTACATGGACGGATGATCTTCATGATCTTTTCTTACAAGCTATCCGACACATCGGTCTTGACA AGGCTGTgccaaaaaaaatcttagagTTCATGAACATATCATACTTGACAAGAGAGAACGTAGCCAGTCATTTACAG AAATATCGACAATTCTTGAGGAAAGTCGCGGAAAGAGGTTCTTTGTGTTCAAACATGTTGCCGAGTAATGGCATAGACTCGACATATCCATATCCTCGCATCACAGAGCCATGCTACAACAActacacttcttcttcttggtacGGCACAAGTCTCAACAATAGATCATGCTATTCCGAACCCGGACACGGTATTGGACAGTCTAGACTCCTATCCAACACATCTGATCCCGTCCGCTTCAATCAGATGCCTCACAACTACATGAACCGGTCGTCCACCTATGAGCCGCACCGTCTTGGATCAAACTTGAACCAGCCCATCGAGAGCAACCTCAATTACTCATCCCAAAatgaaggaagaagaagctttCTTGAACCAACGGCGAACAAAACTAGCCAAACATCTCAAGTGCTCGGGTTTGAACAAAATGGATTATCAGCTATTAATGGTAGTGGTTTCAACAATAACATGTTGATCAGCTGTGGAAGTTTAGCTCCTAATCAACCAGGAACTAACAGCTATAAATGTTCAATTTCTACTCAACAAGGAATATTGAGCGCCTATGGAAGTTCAACTTCTACTCAACCAGGCATAAGAAGCCATATAAGCTTGACTCCTAATCAACCAGGAAGGAGCAGCTATGGAAGTTTAACTGCTGCTAAACCAGGAATGAGTAGTCATGAAAGCTTATCTCCTAATCAACAAGGAATGAGCAGTTATGAAAATTTAACTTTGAATCAACCGGAAATGAACAACCGTGGAAGCTTACCCCCTGATCAACCACAAATGAGCAGCTATGGAAATTTAAGTTCTAATCAACTAGGATTGAGCAGCCATGGAATTTTAACTCCTAATCAACCAGGACTTAAAATTTATGGAACTGAAACTCATAATGCAGGACTAAACAACTTTGGAAGTTTAACTACTCATCAACCAGGATCTAGCAACTTCTCGTATGGGTTGCAATCATTCGTAGATAATGAGAACATTGCATATAAACCTCAGCCTCATCCACGTTCCAATGCAACTGCACAGCCAAATATTGAAATTCCTCAACAGGAGAATCTCAGCTTGTATGATGAGTTTGGCAACATTAATGAGCTTCTTTGCGACATAAGTAACTTTCAACTGGATCACAACAAG CAACAAGAAGCGGTTTCTACCACCCAATTTGAGCTTCCTTCAAACTTTTCGACCGAAATGAATCAGCTTTTCTCTCTTGAAAAAGATGATGACTGGACCTTTGTGAACACAAACCAG GGACACTCTATTGGAGAAACATCAAACAATGTTGCTCCAGAGGCGAATTCTCAAACTTTCAACATGAGCACAAATCATGATCAG GAACAGGATGCTCAAGATTTTGTCGACTGGTCGTTCTTGAATCCGGCG GACTTGGCAAATGAGTACGACTTCATGGACTCATTGTTCAATGGGATGAACGGAAAAGGGTTCGATGATCCAAGATGTTAG
- the LOC108814104 gene encoding BAG family molecular chaperone regulator 3 → MMKMNVGTTPSVVGSGGVSGNEWESRPGGMVVQRRTDQSSDSPRVIRVRVKYLSVYHEININSQSSFGELKKVLSGQTGLHHEDMKILYKDKERDSKMFLDLCGVKDRSKLVLKEDPMAQEKRLLEKRKNAVIEKAMKSIADISLEVDRLAGQVSAFETVINKGGKVEEKSLVNLIEMLMNQLLRLDAITADGDVKLKRKMQVKRVQTYVETLDVLKVKNSTKKVDINKSVRHKPQTQTQYQQRDLLSFVDEGVEEEPRRDSGASSSSGTPAIGTNNWETMLDSTSAAKAPVEPVKPVPPRFKWEFFD, encoded by the exons ATGATGAAAATGAATGTAGGAACGACGCCCTCCGTTGTCGGCAGCGGCGGAGTTAGCGGCAATGAATGGGAGTCCCGACCTGGAGGAATGGTTGTGCAAAGACGAACGGATCAGAGCTCCGATTCGCCACGTGTCATCCGCGTCCGGGTCAAATACTTGTCGGTTTACCACGAGATCAACATCAACTCCCAATCTAGCTTcg GAGAGTTGAAGAAGGTGTTATCTGGTCAGACCGGACTTCACCACGAAGACATGAAGATACTGTACAAAGACAAGGAGAGAGATTCGAAGATGTTTCTTGATCTTTGCGGTGTTAAAGATCGGTCAAAGCTTGTTCTTAAAGAAGATCCAATGGCTCAGGAGAAACGTCTCCTCGAGAAAAGGAAAAACGCCGTCATTGAGAAAGCTATGAAATCAATCGCCGACATTAGTCTCGAAGTCGACAGGCTCGCCGGACAG GTGTCGGCGTTCGAGACGGTGATTAATAAAGGAGGAAAAGTTGAAGAGAAGAGTCTCGTGAATCTGATTGAGATGTTGATGAATCAGTTGCTGAGACTTGACGCCATAACTGCTGATGGAGATGTGAAGCTAAAGAGGAAGATGCAG gTGAAAAGAGTTCAGACGTACGTTGAAACACTTGATGTCTTGAAAGTCAAAAACTCGACCAAAAAAGTCGACATTAACAAGTCGGTGCGCCACAAACCGCAAACGCAGACGCAATATCAGCAACGCGATTTGTTATCGTTTGTTGATGAAGGGGTGGAGGAGGAGCCTAGGAGGGACTCAGGCGCGTCGTCCTCTTCGGGTACTCCAGCGATTGGAACGAATAATTGGGAGACGATGCTTGATTCCACATCGGCGGCTAAGGCACCGGTTGAACCGGTTAAACCGGTCCCCCCAAGATTCAAATGGGAGTTCTTCGATTAA
- the LOC108818401 gene encoding tapetum-specific protein A9 has product MEFLKYFATILFVMLLAMSALETGPMVRAQQCLDNLSNMQVCAPLVLPGAVNPAPNSNCCIALQATNKDCICNALRAATTFTTTCNLPSLDCGITI; this is encoded by the exons ATGGAATTTCTCAAATACTTTGCAACTATTCTCTTTGTAATGCTTCTGGCCATGAGCGCTCTAGAGACCGGACCTATGGTTCGTGCTCAACAATGCCTAGACAATCTGAGCAATATGCAGGTGTGTGCGCCGCTGGTTCTGCCTGGTGCGGTCAATCCAGCCCCGAACTCAAATTGCTGCATCGCTCTCCAAGCAACTAACAAAGATTGTATATGTAACGCTCTTCGAGCAGCCACCACATTTACAACTACTTGTAACCTCCCCTCTTTAGATTGTG GTATAACCATATAA